One stretch of Theropithecus gelada isolate Dixy chromosome 12, Tgel_1.0, whole genome shotgun sequence DNA includes these proteins:
- the LOC112635785 gene encoding uncharacterized protein LOC112635785, with the protein MKPGPGGVAGASILAAGRVLLALLGASRRCNPEARGESGRKGGSRGPASPETGEEAGVATPRTREPSFLVVVFVGAAGRAIPERCAQRPRHPRQAPPLRAGSPAATTHGLVTSGVARRTSRPLARARAPLRPPVAEPVAGARPALGSGSAPAQRPATPTHTPGPHRPDGAGIPSPGSAPASAPPHGLGQPALFSVRGAYAPGLSRSQTSE; encoded by the coding sequence ATGAAGCctgggccgggcggggtggcgggcgcgtCAATCCTCGCGGCCGGCCGGGTCCTCCTGGCGCTCCTCGGTGCTTCTCGCCGCTGCAACCCCGAGGCCCGCGGGGAGTCGGGCAGGAAAGGGGGAAGCCGCGGGCCCGCGTCGCCAGAGACCGGAGAAGAGGCGGGAGTGGCGACTCCGCGGACAAGGGAGCCGAGCTTCCTGGTCGTAGTCTTCGTCGGCGCCGCGGGCCGTGCAATCCCCGAACGCTGCGCCCAACGGCCGCGGCACCCTCGTCAGGCGCCGCCGCTGAGGGCAGGCAGCCCGGCCGCCACTACACACGGACTCGTGACGTCGGGCGTAGCGCGGCGCACGTCACGGCCGCTCGCTCGTGCGCGCGCACCCCTCCGCCCGCCGGTAGCGGAACCCGTCGCGGGCGCGCGCCCGGCTCTGGGGAGTGGGTCGGCGCCTGCGCAGAGGCCCGCCACGCCCACACACACGCCCGGCCCCCACCGGCCTGACGGCGCGGGGATTCCCAGTCCTGGCTCCGCCCCGGCCTCGGCCCCGCCCCATGGCCTCGGGCAGCCTGCGCTGTTCAGTGTGCGCGGCGCATACGCACCTGGGTTGTCTCGATCCCAGACATCCGAGTAG